The Sphaerodactylus townsendi isolate TG3544 linkage group LG11, MPM_Stown_v2.3, whole genome shotgun sequence sequence gggggcatccaactcaggttttgcccagggctacagtttgcccagggctgtctTGTTACGCCCCTGTGGTGGCGAGGaggcttttcagcattttaagcctcctcaTGCTGTTGGGCAGCTTCCTTGGGGGCGGCACGGTTGTACTGGATACCTGGCTCCTTGGATAGGGCTGCCCATTAGCTGTacaacctcactcagggagcaccTTCTTgttcagaaaaaaaccccaaatggacAGAAGCACTGTTAAGTTTAGGCATCAATAATAGGACTATCCCAATCCATCATCGTGCAGTGTGGCTGGAAATAATTCCCATTCCATTCAGTGGAGCTTTACTTGCAAGTAAGTGCCCATAGGATTGCActttaccatgtttccctgaaaataagacagggtgttatattaatctttgctccaaaatatgtgttagggcttattttcaggggatgccttaatttttccccatgattttgcgctccccatgtgaccagatcagctgtacTGGGAAATCTGTATCtcgggcttatttttggagtagggcttatatttcaagcatcctccaaaaatcctaaaaaatcatgctagggcttatttccGGGTagggtcttattttcgggaaacgGTAGTTGTGGCTAAATTTTATTAACTGAAAGAATTGTACCccacctctccagagaacctCTTCAAAGGCACCACATAAAGGAAAACATGATCGAGAAAACAGTAGACAAATAATTTAATCTCCTAACCTATAAAGAGCCATATGAATCCTAGCCATTAAAAATTCAACCGTAGGATGTAAAAGCAAAAAACAGCACTTGAAAATGGGCTTGTAAACTAGGCCTCCTGTTAGAAGCAATGGGTTATCCTTCAAAGTATAGTGGCTTGACTGAATCACAGCTTTACTTCTTCCGCTTGTCTCAGAGGAATGTTAGTCACAACTAACTTTAGCTGACGTGGCTCTTAGGTCAGAGGTAATCTTGAATATCTCCAGAAAATCTTAATGCTCAGTTATTACATGCATGTTGAAGGTTCATGGCTGAAATCTATACTGTAATGTTCACAGTTGTTAAAAGGCAAATTTTAAAATTGATGTTCTTCTCTTACTGATTTTGTTACATTATTGTAAACTGTTCTGAACATAATGCACGGTGAATGAGCTAATTAATATctacagtaaaataataaatatgtgtCTATGTAGAAGTTATTGTTCTACATACATACAGCTGCTCTTgtcctttaaaaaattgttaaattAATTGATCACAGTACATTTATTCTTGTCCTTTGTAGAATAAACTATTGATATGATTAGCAAAGTAAGGTTTGACAGGATAGTCAAAGAAGATATAAATATTCCTGACTGCATTGTAAAAGTAGCTTTCATTTACAAAAATGGGACACTTGAATTTGTGTTTCATCTTTCTGCACATTATCATATAAAGTCATATTTGATTTATTGAAGAGACACTTCATAAATCatatattttaattacttttattTTAGGTACATTTTGTAGTTCTACTATATGTGAGTTGCTTCGTATCCATGAATGTACTGCATATTCCTATTATGATAACAAGTGGCATTTTAAAGCAATATCTATTCAAAACCTGATCctcttttaaagcaaaaaattGCTAATCTTTAAATTATGTTCAGTATGGAAATACTGGACCTCTAATTTTCATTGGATAATATGCTGAGTCCTCCCACAGAGCTATAGCACAATTATTGTACCTAAAGCATTATGTAATTTCTCATTACATCATAGTATAATTGAACATCACTGTAGTACCAGGAATTGCATGTGCTAGACAaacaaatatgcaaattaattatCTACTTCCCTCATCAGTCACAACATTTAGCTGTGGGCTGCATACAGAAATTACATAGAAATTTTTGTGGGTTTCCAGTTATCAATCCACTCACATGGCTACACAGAAATAACCATAAGGAATTATGTAACGCATCATtaaattagcagcagtggcataaatTCAGTTCAAAGCAGaccaggtgtattctaatctggaggaactggagctgtggaggcttatctggggaattcagattagcctgtgcactcccacacacgccagttgggtgaccttgggctagtcacagttcttctgagctctctcagacccacccacctcacagggtgtttattgtgaggggggaaggagattgtaagcccctttgagtctcctacaggagagaaaggggggatataaatccaaactcctcctcttctttttctaggaAAGAATACTAAAACAGTACCTAAAAGTAGTCCAAAGACAATAATGTGTATATACTATTcagtaaaaaaggaaaagaaaaatccttAAATTTACAAAATTATAAATTTGAGTTAAATGAAAGGGAAATTATAGCTTTTTGACACTTTGAAGTTTTTTAGCCCCAAATTCAAATCATTTCTACCTCCCCTCATTTCCTCCCTAAAAGTCTCCATAGCCCCCAAAGTTCTTGCTTCTTTCCGATCTACCAGCAAACCACCTTTATCTTCTCTATCAATCTTTCActtacttccccctccccccacaactagTGGCCTCTACCTAGGGAAACTATTGCTCGACTGTGTGATGTAGGCAGAGttgttgccagtctccaggttgtggctggagatttcctgtgattacaactgatctctaggtaagagatcagttcacctggagaaaatggccactttggaaggtaagTTCTGTAGCACTGTGGGGACAAAAGCAGGTTACATTCTACTCTCCTTTTTTCCACACATCAATCCTATGTGATAGGTTATGCAGGAAgtatataactggcccaaggccacctagtgaatttccatggcaggatgaattgaacctgggtttcccatatcCTATTTAGAAACTCTGACTTTGTAGAATGGCAGTTGTTgaactatagcagtggtggcgaacctatggcacgggtgccagaggtggcactcagagccctctctgtgggtacgcatgcacagagttcgtcatgtgataatagtgtaattatttcagggagattattagcattaaacctaagacctagttttggggaagcagtgtaggtaaccctgttaagcgccattaaaccctactgattttcatggaaagaacaaaagtgtgatcctttacctgagagttagctcggttgctggcaatggggtttgcttctgagtaaaccctcctagggtcgtgattcacccgtttgaagtgttgcacagttgcttcaaaggaaagccaccgactaccactaagcttactcccgtgtGCCTTTGagccgttttttctatactaaaacctcagtattcaggttaaattgccatgttggcactttgcgataaataagtgggttttgggttgcagtttgggcactcggtctcgaaaaggttcgccatcactgaactatagcaagcagccaggcgtAGGCAAGTCACGAAAGTTATGTGCTGTAAAGTCACCCAGTGGTTATCAGGCCTGGCCCTGATGGGCCCTCCCTGAAAGGCCAAAATAGCCCTGAAGGGCTCTACTCCTTCCCTCACCTTTTAGAGAACCCTAGCCTAGAATGCTGTGATTGCCATGCAATAGTCGCAGATGGcttccatttcttaaagctacaagaactccttttatcattttgaagCTATTCTTAACTCCCAAtgttagatttttctgcaaacctggagtgtTGTCtattctgtcttgtctgttcacagcTTGTCACAGGTTTTAGGTATGCTTAGATTTAGCCAATTTGGCTATTAGAATGTACAAGGGGGAACCTACAAGAACTTTGGCAGTTATATTTCTCTTCTCCCAATTTCCTCTTTTCCAGCAAGCCCTCAtagcctcttcccttttcttgcttccttgttACCTTCCCATCCAGTAGGCAACCAACATTTATCTGCCTCTGTGTCTTCATCTTTCCCTCCAGCACCATCTAAGAAAACTGGTCCAATTGTGTGGTGCCAGCCATACgtggtagggaaccctcaaggacttgtgggggacaTCATATCACTTTCTCCTGTACCcttctccccacactatttcttctttccatcctggcaatccccatatcatctccccttttcctgcctcattTTCTCATTCTCAGCCATTCAACAATCAgcctattattttaattatagacTGATGGGGTCTGAACCAGCTGACTTGAGAGAGACCTTGGTGCTGTAGTGGAAAGCTTGAAGATGTTTGCCCCCATGTGCAGCAGTGACAACTGTTTGTATTTGCTGACCTTCAATACAGTAAAGGTTCCTGATGTATTCTGTAGCCATAAGGAACATCCACAGCATAACACTTAAGTGACTAGAATTTACCAAATCCaaatgcatgtttttttaaaattatgtttcaaAATCCTGCTGAAAGAGAACCATTATTTATTCATCCATTAGGGAACAGCAACTAGTTACCTGATGATAACAGGTTGATATTTTCCTTACTTGGGTTGCAAATGTGAGCCGAAGGAAAACACAGAAAAGTGGGAATGTAATGCCTCTGGCTGGCTTTATTAGAATAGGAAATTTACAAACAGAAGACTCAGCGGTAACGGTGAAGTTGCAAGGTGTTGCGCCGTCTCCAAGCAGCACGGCGTGAGCCACCAATGGTATGATGGAACTTGTGGCCCTTTCCAAGGCCACGGCTCTTTCTGCCAGCAGAGGTCAACCCACGCATTTCTCTGTGCTTGTGGACTGGCTTGGTGATCCATTGGGTATCAGGATTGCGCCTGATAGCCTTGTGGAAGGGGTCAATCAGAATGACCTCAAAGAATTTGTATGTGGAGTCTTCTCCCACCCAGTAAGAGTTTAGTACTCTCAAGGCTCCACAGTGGCGGCCAGCACGCTCCTAAGTGGGGAAGCAAAAACAGAGTTCAGAAACAGAACACAAAGGAAGCctaacaaaaaagaggaaaactctgACCAAGGGATCCCAGTTCAGTTACAGAACTTGCATTTGGAATGATGATGGGATAACCAGTTAAGATGCTCAAAACTGTGCAAAAATAAGGGGGATGTTCA is a genomic window containing:
- the RPL15 gene encoding 60S ribosomal protein L15; this encodes MGAYKYIQELWRKKQSDVMRFLLRVRCWQYRQLSALHRAPRPTRPDKARRLGYKAKQGYVIYRIRVRRGGRKRPVPKGATYGKPVHHGVNQLKFARSLQSVAEERAGRHCGALRVLNSYWVGEDSTYKFFEVILIDPFHKAIRRNPDTQWITKPVHKHREMRGLTSAGRKSRGLGKGHKFHHTIGGSRRAAWRRRNTLQLHRYR